Below is a genomic region from Candidatus Anaeroferrophillus wilburensis.
AAGGCAGTCTCCAACAAGGATGCCCTGGCCAATCCCCAGGCACTCGATTGTTTTAAAGATCTGGCAGCCCTGCAGTCATAATAAACAAGCTTTACGTTGCGTTCTAAAAGAGGGACACCATAGAGACCGGTGTCCCTCTTTTTTGTTTCCTCTTCCATAGCATCAACGGCAAGATCATGGTCAGCAGACATTCACCTCACAGTAACGAAGTCAAATCTGAAATTGACTTGCGCGCCTAAACCATTTATAAAAGAAATAATTCGCAAAATAAAGAGGAGGGAGGAGAAATGGAAAAAACGACCGCAGTTCTACTGCTGGCCTATGGCGGGCCGGAAACCCCAGCGGAAATTGAACCATTTCTTAAACAACTGCTGCGTCGTGACAGCCTGCCGTCACCAATGATCCAGCGGGTGGTGGAAAAATATCAGACCATCGGTGGCGGCTCCCCCCTGCCCCGCATCTGCCGCAGCATCAGGGAGAAGCTGGCAGCCAAGCTGGCGGTCGATAAACGGCAACTTCCCGTCTACCTGGCTTTCCGCTATTCTTCCCCCAACATCGCTTCCGTCACCCGACAGATGGCGGCAGCTGGCATTGAACGGATTCTGGCGGTTTCCCTCTCACCCCACGCGTCCCTGATCAGCACCACGGCGTATTTCACCACGCTGGAAGAGATAACGGCGGAACTCACCCTTGATCTGCAGCCGGTAAAAGACTGGTACCGTGATCGGCACTTTATTGACTGCCTGACCAACCGGATAACCGCAGCGGCCGACAAACGTTCACTTAACCTCACCGATGCTGATACGGCGGTAGTATTTTCCGCTCATAACATCCCGGCCAGCTACCTTGAACAGGGAGATCCCTATGTCAGGGAGATCAAGGAAAATATCACCTTGGTCATGGCCCGGTTCCCCGGCTGCCGGCATTTTTTCGGCTACCAGAGCAAGGGTAAAGCCCCGGGCGCCTGGTTGGAGCCCGAGATTGAAAACCTGCTAGCCGACTTGA
It encodes:
- the hemH gene encoding ferrochelatase encodes the protein MEKTTAVLLLAYGGPETPAEIEPFLKQLLRRDSLPSPMIQRVVEKYQTIGGGSPLPRICRSIREKLAAKLAVDKRQLPVYLAFRYSSPNIASVTRQMAAAGIERILAVSLSPHASLISTTAYFTTLEEITAELTLDLQPVKDWYRDRHFIDCLTNRITAAADKRSLNLTDADTAVVFSAHNIPASYLEQGDPYVREIKENITLVMARFPGCRHFFGYQSKGKAPGAWLEPEIENLLADLINNSIRKIILVPVSFAMDHMETLYDLDQEIIPAITGRHDVEISRIAMCNDDDDFIAMLSGVINNHG